In one Trichosurus vulpecula isolate mTriVul1 chromosome 8, mTriVul1.pri, whole genome shotgun sequence genomic region, the following are encoded:
- the LOC118829402 gene encoding olfactory receptor 11H4-like yields MNKSGTHTVTEFVLLGFSVPSETRILLFSLFFIVYILTMVGNGAIMCAVRWDQSLHTPMYILLGNFAFLEFWYINSTVPSMLENFLSETKIISLAGCFLQFYFFSSLGTTEIYFLCIMAYDRYLAICHPLHYPTIMTLKHCCTLMSVCWVLGFLSYFLSTIQLSQLSFCGPNIIDHIICDLDPLIALSCAPAPATEILFYILSSLILFLPILYILGSYILLLRAVLKVPSAAGRRKAFSTCGSHLAIVCLFFGSLMIMYVSPTSENSGEVQKIISLFYLVVTPFLNPLIYSLRNKDMKAALKKVMGIASA; encoded by the coding sequence ATGAACAAGTCAGGAACACACACTGTGACTGAATTTGTCCTCTTGGGTTTCTCTGTTCCCTCGGAGACACGCatcttactcttttctcttttcttcatagtCTATATCCTGACCATGGTAGGGAATGGGGCCATCATGTGTGCGGTGAGGTGGGACCAGAGTCTCCACACCCCCATGTATATCCTCTTAGGGAACTTTGCCTTTCTGGAGTTCTGGTATATAAACTCCACTGTGCCCAGCATGTTAGAAAACTTCCTCTCAGAAACTAAAATCATCTCTCTTGCTGGCTGCTTCCTCCAgttctatttcttctcctccttgggtaCAACTGAAATCTATTTCCTGTGTATTATGGCTTATGATCGTTATCTTGCCATCTGCCACCCACTACACTACCCAACGATCATGACCCTAAAGCACTGTTGCACCTTGATGTCTGTGTGCTGGGTGCTTGGCTTCTTAAGTTATTTTCTATCTACTATCCAGCTTTCTCAGCTATCATTCTGTGGTCCCAACATCATTGACCACATTATTTGTGACCTAGATCCATTGATAGCTCTATCATGTGCTCCTGCTCCTGCCACTGAAATTCTGTTCTATATCCTAAGctccctcatcctcttcctccccatACTCTACATCCTTGGCTCTTACATCCTCCTACTAAGAGCTGTGCTAAAAGTTCCTTCAGCTGCTGGCCGGCGTAAGGCCTTCTCCACATGTGGTTCTCATCTGGCTATAGTCTGCCTCTTCTTTGGGAGCCTTATGATCATGTATGTGAGCCCAACATCTGAGAACTCAGGAGAAGTACAGAAGATAATAAGCTTATTCTATTTAGTGGTGACACCATTCTTAAATCCTCTGATCTATAGTCTCCGAAATAAGGACATGAAAGCTGCTCTGAAAAAAGTCATGGGGATAGCTTCAGCATAA
- the LOC118829132 gene encoding olfactory receptor 11H6-like — MDDKRINFVLDPNKSITHTVTEFVLLGFSGDREMQNLLFSLILVAYMLTLLGNGAIVCAVKWDKQLHTPMYILLGNFAFLEIWYVSSTVPNMLANFLSETKTISFSGCFFQFYFFFSLGSTECFFLSVMAYDRYLAICRPLHYPTIMTGRRCATLISACWMGGFLCYPVSIILISQLPFCGSNIIDHFVCDQGPLFSLICVPAPIIKLICYTLNSTIIFGSLLSILGSYTLVLRAVLRVPSGAGRRKAFSTCGSHLVVVSLFYGTLMVMYVTPTSGNPAEMQKIVTLMYSVVTPLLNPLIYSLRNKDMKNALRKVLGGLKISQSS, encoded by the exons ATGGATGACAAAAGGATCAATTTTG TTTTGGATCCAAACAAGTCAATCACACACACTGTGACTGAGTTTGTCCTCCTGGGTTTTTCTGGTGACAGGGAAATGCAGaatctcctcttctccttgatcttAGTGGCATACATGCTGACCTTGTTGGGGAATGGAGCCATTGTCTGTGCAGTGAAATGGGACAAGCAGCTTCACACACCCATGTACATCCTCTTGGGGAACTTTGCTTTCCTTGAAATATGGTATGTTTCTTCTACTGTTCCCAACATGCTGGCCAACTTTCTATCTGAGACCAAGACCATCTCCTTCTCTGGCTGCTTCTTccagttctatttctttttctccctgggaTCTACTGAGTGTTTCTTCCTATCAGTCATGGCATATGATCGGTACCTAGCCATCTGCCGTCCACTACACTATCCCACCATCATGACAGGACGACGTTGTGCCACCCTGATATCTGCCTGTTGGATGGGTGGATTCCTTTGTTACCCAGTTTCCATTATTCTTATATCACAGTTGCCCTTCTGTGGCTCTAACATCATTGATCACTTTGTCTGTGACCAAGGCCCTTTATTTTCACTCATCTGTGTCCCTGCTCCTATTATTAAACTCATATGCTACACTTTGAACTCCACGATTATCTTTGGATCCTTACTCTCCATCCTTGGATCCTACACCCTGGTCCTAAGAGCTGTGTTGCGTGTTCCCTCTGGTGCTGGCCGACGTAAAGCCTTCTCCACATGTGGATCCCATCTGGTGGTTGTGTCTCTATTCTATGGCACCCTCATGGTGATGTATGTAACCCCAACATCTGGAAATCCAGCTGAAATGCAGAAGATTGTCACATTGATGTACTCAGTAGTAACTCCACTCTTAAACCCCCTAATCTACAGTCTACGCAACAAGGACATGAAAAATGCCCTGAGGAAAGTGCTAGGAGGATTGAAAATTAGCCAGAGTTCATGA